One Gopherus evgoodei ecotype Sinaloan lineage chromosome 1, rGopEvg1_v1.p, whole genome shotgun sequence genomic window, TGGGCAGCAGGAAAAAACTTCATTGCTTTTTCTACCTGCCATCTGAATTTACTGGAGACTCTTGATGGGCTGTGGTTTTCCCTTGACTGAACTTCTAACTTCTAACCAGCTGCCTGACTCAAACAGGCTCCTTCTTCAGGAGAGAGCGTGAGGCATTTCACTTAATAAACTACTGCTGATAAGCTGGCATCTTAAAATCAGGACCTTCCCacctttatttgttttctttattggctCCTGCTTCTTTATAGCTTAAGAAACTCTTGGATACTATAGTACCATCCTAGAGCTTGTCTACACCTAAAATGCTAGAGCAGTACCACTGTAGTGGTGggttagccactgggccaatggggcccaTGCCTAGGGGCCTGGGCCAGTTGggggcccctggaaaaatggACACCCTGACCCTCTCTGCCCTTCCAGCATTCCTGCCGGGGAatgggattggggcatgggggcttGACTCACTCCTGCCGGCACTCCTGCTGAGGAGAGGGATCATGGTGCGGGGgcttctcctgctccccagcaggagtgctgggtggaggggcagggcaagcccctgtgccctgaccccatttccctggcaggagtgctggggaggagggagactgcgggcaaaaggagtggggaagggcccTCACTTGCTCTCAGCTGGTGCCCCACAAAACCATAATTTACCTTTGCCCAGAGGTTCTTCTCTCGGTTTAGAGAATCCACATCCCCGAGAGGCAGGAGCTTAgcaaatggaagaattcttccataaaTCTAGGACTGTCTATATGAGACTTCAGTAGGCATAACTATGCCATtcagggggtgtggatttttcatacccctgagcaactcagttaagccaacctaattttctagtgtagacaagcctctgGCTAATGTTCACTCTTACTTCCCCTCACCCGCTTCTCTACACTAGATTGATGTTAGGATGTCTGGACGtggaaagaaaaatgtgaaagCCACAACTGCCCCAAAGACAACCAAGTCAGCAAAGGCTGGTCTGCAATTCCCAGTGGGTCGTATCCACCGGCTtctcaaaagagggaactatgcTGAGAGAATAGGTGCTGGTGCTCCTGTTTACCTGGCGGCCGTGCTGGAATATCTGACTGCTGAGATATTGGAACTGTCAGGAAATGCTGCTCGTGAAAacaagaaaagcaggattgggccacgACACATCCAGTTGGCTGTGAGGAATGACGAAGAGCTGAACAAGCTGTTTGCTGGAGTGACTATTGCTGAAGGAGGAGTTATGCCCAACATCCTCCCTGCTCTTGTTCCCAAGACCACAAAAGTGCCTAAGCAAGGACTGAAAGATGGCCAGTCACAAGAATTCTAGTAACCGCTAGCCTGCTGAAAGTGTGCTGTTTCTAAGGCTGGCTTTCTCCACAACACTAGCACTTCATGCATATAGGACTCTTGGTTGTAAtccatatattttatatatagacTGTTTGTAAATATGGAACCTCCTAAGGACTCCCTCCTGTGGtgtatggtttgtttgttttttttaaacatctttgaAATAAATACTTAGTGCATAGAGAAGCCCCCAAAACTTGTTTTCTGAAGTTGATAGATAGAGAAACTATGACCTGACTCTTGAGAAGGAAGTTACTGTCCCACCACTTCTTAATTTAAGGAAACTtggggccaagattttaaaaactaatgATTGCGTGTGCATGAAGTGAGACTAATCtgagtgggcctgattttcagagtgtgggtgctgagcactttctggTAAGTGGGGTCTTCTTATAGTATCTGATTGGGCACTCAAAAGTACTGGGCAGTTTAGGGAAACCTTGACTCAGGTTTCCTATAGTGATGATAAAGTAGGTGTGAATTTCTCTCCTGTGCTGTAAGGGGTGGAGTAGGACTACCCTGTTTGATTTTAATGATGGTCACCCATGCATTATTTGTTCCTTAAGGTAGCTTCATAAAAGCACTTATAGGCCTAAACCTAGACTTAGGCATGTATGAGTAGTTCTAGGCTCCATAGCAATccacaaaattcctgctgaaccctgtaggtgcctaaacttacTCAGTACTTAGGTTTATGCCCCCGGGCATATATGCTGCTCCCTCACTCTAGGCAATCCATAAATGGGGAAGATAGGTGTTGGGCTGTCTAATGTGCCCAAGGGGCCCAATTTGGTAGGAGGCCAGAGGTGGTGCAGCTGCTCCCAACTTTGAAACTCTTAGTGCAGTGATTAAAGGACTCTTATGCAATAGGGGAGATAGGATTTAACAGGggtgccctatttctcagcagtccATTCTAACCAGTGAGCTATGGGCCACTCAGATGTGGGGTGCCATCAAGCTCTCATTGAACTTGTTCCTCTATGGATAAATACCGAGTCATTGGGTCAGAGGGCCTGGATCCCAGTGCCACAGTTCAGAGCAACTGTAGCATATTATCCCTCTGTGGTCCCTTGGCACCTATTCTAGGCTCCTGGCTCATCCTCCATCACCTCTCTTGTGTataaatgcacatctctctcccccctgaCTGTGTGTTTTCCAGGTTGCACAGTTCCTTGTCTACACTGTCATATCCTCAGCAAGCCATACCATCTAAAAGACCAGCATAgatggtttgcttttttttcagaGGTTATGAATAGTATATTGCCAGCAGTTATAAGTCATcatacagctctttctaagcaagcacatttattcttagggTAAAAGCATTACATAGAACAtacacacatgctaaaaagcttaccagagatcacacCAATTCCAACTGCTCCCTGGTAGCTGTCAACTCTTCATAACCAGCAGCCGGATTTtccttgtggttacaagttcataactgtctCAGGTTCAGACACGCCATGAatagttcagtctttcctttatacacgttgggcctttgatcttggctTTATGCAACAGGTGAGCAGCAGACAATGGCCCACTCTTCAGACTGTAGCTTCAAAAGATTGGGCTTTTGCGTAATCAGAAATATGGAATTTGTATTCCCCTACCCCTATATATTTCCCAGGAAAACCATATAACACTTTTTGTTCCAAGAGTCCATGCCGGTCTGGTGCATTGTTCAATATAGTCCTTTGAACCTCCAGGGATCACAGATGTCACAGCTCCCCCTTCGACAGGTAACACAGTTGCAGCCCACAACAATACATAAACAACTCTTTAATACAATAGACCCTAAAGGCACTTAAACTTAATCCAATGAGGTCtcccaaggatattgcaggaaattgccatatctgtaaTACCTGAGTCTCCCACTGCTCATGTGGGTCTCCTGAACACCAGGTTAGAGTTATTCTCAGTCTCTGTAGCCCAATGACTCTAAATGGCATGTGGGACTGACTTCTACAAAACGAGCACCTGAAGACAAACCTTGGAAGGGGTGGCTCTGCAAATAGGTCTCAGTTTGTGTGACTTGACTGGCTGAATAACAGTCCATCAAGACTGGCTGGTAGCAGAGCTGTTCCTGTTTAAAAAGAAGCCTGCATATGGTAACCTGGAAACCAAAATTGGGCACAGCATTGGAACATAAGGATGTGAgggtctctttaaaaaaagatgatgCTGCAGAGAACTGCATCAACCTTTCTAGATAAGGTTTTCCACTCCCAAAGGTGGAGACATGAACTGAGGTGAGAACAAGGAAAGCTAACTGAAACAACGTTGCTTGAGAAAATTGACTCAAGGTGCAGTGATAATGTCAGCCACCTAAAGAAAGTGTAGGATGTCAAAAATGCCTGTCACAAAAACAACCCTCTCAATACCTGAAGAAGAGGGAAGCATCCAATAACCCATGAAGCGTGACTGATGACTGTCCTTTCCCAACTCCTCTGGGGATGGCACTTTCTAGTAGTCCTGCACTCTCAGTGCAACGTAGTCTGGCTTCTTTGTTTAATGTTGTTCAGGCAAAAAGATTGGACTGAAGACCATTGTATTTTAGAAAAGATACATTAAATgctattaaacatttatattaatgCTAGTTAAAAATCAGGTATAATGGTTATTGTATCAATATGAATGAAGTATTTTACAGGGAATGTTTGGGGGGAAATCATTTTTTGTCTCTGTCAGATGATAGTTAGATATTAAAATATCTTTCTTACATTATTATATCATTTAGAGTATTTCCTTGCCCATCTGTGATTATTCGAAATAGTATGCTTTCTAGtgttttttaactttaaattGATAAGCTCTGGCTTTTCCTTGGGGATActataaggcccagatccacaaaaagaATTTATGCAGTGTGATGCTCACCAtcataggatatgtctacactacgaaattaggtcaattttatagaagtcgattttttagaaatcgatttgatacagtcaattgtgtgtcccccaactaagcgcattaagtcagcaaagtgcgtccacagtaccgaggctagcgttgactttcggagcattgcactgtggtagctatcccacagttcccgcagtctccaccacctattggaattctgggttgagctcccaatgcctgatggggcaaaaacattgtcgcgggtggttctgggtacatattgtcaggcctccctccctccctccatgaaagcaacggcaaacaatcgtttctcgccttttttcctgagttacctgtgcagacggcataccacagcaagcatggagcccactcagctcactgtcaccatatgtctcctgggtgctgctgacagacgcggtactgcagtgctacacagcagcatctccttgccttgccttgccagtggcagatggtgcaatacgaCTGTTAACCATCGTCGTCCTCTTGtgtgtgctcctggctgaccttggtGAGGTTGGTTGGGGGTGTgtaggcagacatgggtgctcctgaccaACCTCGGTGAGATCGGTTGGgagtgcctggacaaaaatgggaatgactccaggtcattctcttcttaaagtttcgtctaatggagattcagtcctgcctggaatatcatgccagctggaggcttctgcctcaggctgctctcccagccggcagcaccgtgtggttgcacctaccccagcctaccccttgttcccatggctcatgaagcctgggcAGTAGTAAGaaacagttcaactataggctgagtaagtgcagaatggtggtagaatgtgcctttggatgtttaaaagtgcgCTAGCGCTGTTTGCTAACTAGTCTGTTTGCAAttagattagaagagcacagaaaGGCACGCTGCACATCACAGAGGCTTGGAAAattagtttcatgactggccaggcttcagtgtgacagttgtgtgtgtttctccttgatgaaaacccaccccctttgttgattttaattccctgtaagccaaccctgCAAGCTATGTCATCAGTCCCCCCCTCTTCTGtaagagcaacggcagacaatcatttcgtgccttttttctgtgcagacgccataccacagcaagcatggagcccactcagatcactgtggcagttatgagcactgtaaactccacgcacattatcctgcagtatatgcagcacaGGAAAATTCAACAGCAGGCAAGGAGGTGATGGCAGCACgatgacgagagtgatgaggacatggacacagagttCTCTCAAAGCGctggccctggcaatttggacatgaTGGTGCTAATGGGACAGGTTCATGCCctggaacgccaattctgggcacaggaaacaagcacagactggtgggaccacatagtgtttcAGGTCtcagatgattcccagtggctgcaaaactttcgcatatgtaagggcactttcatggaacttgtGACTTGCATTCCCCCGCCCTGAAGCGCAAgcataccaagatgagagcagccctcacagttgagaagcgagtggcaatagtcctgtggaagcttgcaatgccaggcagctaccagtcagttgggaatcaatttggagtgggcaaatcttctgtgggggctgctgtgatccaagtagccaatgtgatcactgacctgctgctatcaagggtagtgactctaggaaatgtgcaggtcatagtggatggctttgctgcaatgggattccctaactgtggtgaggcaatagatggaatgcatatccctatcttgggaccggaccacCATGGTAGCTAGTAtgtaaaccaaaaggggtacttatcaaatggtgctgcaagcactggtggatcacaagggatgtttcaccaacatcaacgtgggatggctgggaaaggtacatgacactcacatctttaagaactctggtctgtgtgaatgtctgcagcaagggatttactttccagaccagaaaataactgttggggatgttgatcCCGCCATCTCTTCTCTTGCTTCCGCTATcacattcattttgtgctttcctgcatgttgtatcaaccaagcaaggtattaacaaacttcaacaggactttatttttaaagtggaaatgtctttaccaagctgctgctgcaccctctgtaactctcactctgcttcctcaactcctcccccctccttcctgtttcctgtcctttcagactcccaacagccagtgctcccagttctaataattacaagcaacatctagaCACCACattgcactctgacattgtctgcctccacacattctgctgggcTTTTTCAGTgtgagaggactgcatgagctcagagaacatttcgtcgTAAGTacatttttttcgccttctaatcttcgctagcctctgggatggagattatACGGgaagcattgaaacatttgcagctgcaggaggaaaaaagggagagtagtgtttaaaaagacacattttagagaacaatgggtagactctttcacagtgaaccaagctgttaacattacatagcacgtatgctttctttacaaggtcgcattttgacTCTTATATTGAGGacctgccggtttggtgtgagagatcacacacgcaGGGTcggcgggcaacagaattcggcttgcaggcagacatggtaagccacagtcttttggcttctttaaccttcataacatgtggggatggtttcaaacagcagcgccctcatttcccataccaagcacctgtTGGGTTGGCCACTTAAAAttggttggccatttaaaaggaggggctgtggtttttgggttaacatgcagcacaaacccaactaaccccacacacatacacccaatTCTCTtggatgatcacttcacccatCCCTCCCGCCACATGGCTAACAGcagggatgatttctgttcagccacaggcaaacagcccagcaggaatggccgCCTCTGAATGTCTCCTTAATAAAATTCCTCTATTTCATCTAAGTGACCCTGGGAGTACATCCAAGAGAGCTtcactgagatgtccctggaggatccCCAttcacgttaacagacttttccagtacatgtactggctgccaatgcatcccaagtcttcagggcaaattaatcattaaacatgcttgcttttaaaccacgtaCAATatgtacactcaccagaggtcccttctctgccttctaGGTCTGGGAGCCCACCTtcggagggttgggagggtactagATTCAGGAtgaaaaacagttcctggctgttatGGAGAATGGTCTCTCTGCTTGCTTGCTGTGCGCTATCTTcaaccttcttctcctcctcatcttcttcGTCCCCAAAATctgcatccctgttgcatgagaatcCATTGACAGAGTGcacgcacaggggtggggtagttgtagaggCACctcttagaatggcatgcagctcatgatAGAAAttgcatgtctggggctctgacctggagcagacATTTTCCTccctggttctttggtaggcttgcctgagctccttaagtttcacatggcactgctgcgggtccctgttatagcctctgtccttcatgcccttggagattttttcaaatatttcgtcttttggaatggagttctgatagcacggattcgtctccccatacagtgatcagatccagtacctcctgtttggTCCAAGCTGGAGTTCTTctgcaattctgggactgcatggtcacctgtgctgatgagctctgcatgggcacctgtgctgatcagctcgctacgctggccaaacagaaaatgaaattcaaaagttcgtggggcttttcctgtctacctggccagtgcatctgagttgagagtgctgtccagagcggtcacaatggagcactctgggatagctcctggaggccaataccatcaaattgcgtccactctaccccaaattcaacccagcagggttgatttcagcgctaatccccttgacggggaggagtatagaaattgattttaagagccctttaagtcaacaaaaatggctatGTCATGTGGACGGTGCAGGtttaaatcgatctaacactgctaaattcgacctaaattcttagtgtagaccagggcatagTGTCTAACTTTTAAATGCctagaacagggatcagcaacttttggcacgtggcccatcagggaaatctgctgttggactgggacagtttgtttacctacagaGTCCAcgggttcggccaatcgcagctcccactggccgcagttcactgttccaggacaatgggggctgcgggaagcagcagccagcacatccctcggcccgtgccgcttcccgcagcccccattggcctggagtggtgaaccacagccagtgggagctgcaattggccaaacccgCGGACACTGTAGGCTTTTTAGGCTGGAAGTGGTcaaagccagtgggagatgccaaTGACAGGGGTGTGTACTAAGCTCCACTTGTCTCATGGCAGGGCTTAGTAAGCACTCTGTCATCAGCATTTCCCATTGGCTAATTTAGGCAGCTTCCTGCTTAGCATGCTGGCTTCATGGATCCCATTCCTAGAttcctatctctccccattcattgtatagggagtttgagtgcctaactcaggctttgtggattacAATGTTGTTCCTATggttttctaggtgcctaaaagttaggcttTATTATACTCAGTGTCACAACTTCTCAGCACTTTTTGTGGATCTAGACATAAGTGCTGTTAGAATTTCATGGCATAATATTGCTATGACCATAAATTTCCTTCTTTGCCCTTAGTTTTATTCATAGCCTTTGCCATCAAAATAGACATGAGGCATTTGCAAAGTAGGTGTGGGCACATGTATCTCTCCAGTGTGGGTCTAAAATGTAGGTGCACCAGAACCAAACCTAACTTGTTATCCCCTGCATCAGGAGGGCTATATGGAGGCCAGCAATGGGTTGGCTGGTAGAACAGCACCCTTTAAAAGGGAGAACTATGTAACTGAAAACTCTGTGCAAGTGTGAGAGATTGGGTGAATGAGGTAGGAGTTTGGGTTTCTGGAAACAGGTAGGGGTGACCTGAAGGCAGGAAGTCATGTGAAGCCTGTGAATGATTCAGCAGCTGATCATGACTGAGGAAAGAGAAGGGGCAGACTGCAGACAATGCCCATTATTGTCACCAGTGCACTAGAATCCTGGCTACTAGATTGTTTCAAAAGGTCAGAGCACAGACTACAGGTGTCAGCCAATCCACAACTTCTTATGTAGGTGCcagggtgcttttgaaaatctcatttggcacctaaatacctttaaaattctggGGTTTAATCTTGCTGCCTCAGGTCTCTGATCTGGCCACTTGTATTTATTTTCCAACCTCATAGGCAGATTGCTTATTAACTAGCTAATGTTTATTGAGTGCTTGGCAGCTGTAAAGTGCTAGAAATGTTAACCATCATGACTTTGTTTATGAACGTAACTCATTAAAACCCCCAATAAAGAGGTATTTAAAGCATGTGTGTGGAGGAATGGAACAGCTGATTTCTTAGCACAGCAGTAAAAATGACACTTTCTAACAGCTCAAACTACCTGTCTGCATGAGTGGCTTTCTTAGAGATGCTGTGCATTGCATCTGTGAAGATATTTTTGCCAGCAGTATGGTGACGGGGTTCCATCCATCAAGACTCACTCCATCcaggaaaaacaaatacacaaaaagTGAGCTATTAACCATATCAACTTTTATTATGTTATTAGCTGTTTGCCAagtcagggagctgggggggagtcAGTCAGACTCTTTAAAGCTGATGAAATCACACCCACAATAAGCAAAATTTAGGGACTGACCTGATAGTCTCTGTCTCCCTTGAACTCCCATCAGTCAATCCCCACATGACTGGGCCCTTAGTGGTTTGCTAGGCAGCCTGATCTAGCTCCTATTGAATTAAaggggtctttccattgacttctgtgggagctgGACTGGGCTATTGCTTTGTTCcttgttttgagttctgtttagTTAGTGATAACAGTGCTTCCTTCCCACCACTATTTTGGCTCTCTGTATTGTGCATGGTTGGCTGTTTCTTTAGATTCAGGTTGATTTGTAGAAAAATGATAACACGGCTATTAATATAGTGCCTGCATGCCTTTAGCTTGTTTTGGAGTGAGTTCCTTATTGAATTGGAACACTCGACTTGTGAATCCCTTACAAGGGTCACCACCACAATGCCAACACTTTTGATCCTTTGAGCATCTGTCTTTAGCAACCTGTAAGTTATTATTTGCTTAGTGCTGACAGTGTGCTGGTCACTGTACAGTAAtgcctcacttaaagtcatccggGTTAACATTGTCTCGTTATTAGGtcgctgatctattagagaacatacttgtttaaagttgcacaatgttcCATAATAAGGTTGTTTGGCTGGCCCGACTCTGCCCACCCAGCTGGCGCTCCTGCCGGGGAATAGGGCGTGCCCTGACTCTGCTATGTCCCTGCCTCAACCacgcttcacaatcatcattggtgagtacagtattacattatttcaaattatttaaaatgtatattgtatatgtatataatgtcttttgtctggcaaaaacgtttccctggaacctaacccctccactccccatttacgttaattcttatggggaaattggattcgcttgaCATTGtattgcttaaagtagcatttttcaggaacataactgcaacgataagtgaggagttactgtgtcAATCACAAAGAAAGAATCTGCCTGCCGTGGAGAGTTTACAGCCTAAAAGACAAGAGGAGACTGGACAGACagggagagccagaggagggaaTAACATAAGCTTTTGTTTCCTGTGAGTTTATAATGGTGAAAAACAACTAACAGTGTTTAGGGAAGAAGTGAATGGAAGGATTTGAGATGAGGATTGAATGAACTGTATTGAAAATACAGAAGATCTAGTTATTACTCCCAGTGTCAGGGTTGCCAGTGTATCAGACATGTTATACAAAGTTTTTTCTTAACTACTTGTTGCGAGCTTCCTCCAGTACAAAATAAATTTTTCCTTCTGTGATTTTCCTAGCTAAGCTAAGTTCTATTTCTAGAACATAATTGAACCCCATATCTTCAATCCCGCACCCTTTTTGACACCTATGAATCACTCTTCAAActgtcccctcctcctgcctccactTTTGTGTCTGCACTGGATTTTCAATTTCTTCCAAGAGAAAATTGACAAAATATGATGtgaccttcctccctccccttggctcacctcctctcttttttctTCCCCATTGCTACTCTCTCTTCCTTCTTCCCATTACAGATCCTGACGTTTCTCATCTTCCCACCTCTCCTAGTCTCACCACTTGTGCCAGTGACCGTATCCAATCCCATCTCCTGATCTCCTTTGCACCCAGTCTTACCTTATTCTATACTCTACTCATTAACCTCTCACACTCCTCTTGCTCTTCCCCTCACAATGCGAGCATGCTTTAAGCAGTTTAACCCCACTCTTGACCCCACTCACCTCTTGAACTACCACCCCGCCTCTCTGCTTCCTTTCATCTCAGTGATAACTGAAGGGTGCTGTTTACAATTGCTGTctggagttcctctcctccaGTTCCATCCCAGACTCTCTCCAATATGGCTTCTGTCGATTGCACTCCACTGAAACAGCTCTTGCCATAATCTCTACTGATCTCTTCCTAGCTAAAGATCAGAGACAGTACTCCTCTCTCATCCTCCTTGAGTGTCAGCCCCTTTGGCACAGTCAATCatgctcttcttgaaatcttATCCTCTCTTGGTTTCCATGGTTTTGTTCTCTCCTGTTTCTCTTCCTACCTCTCTAATCATTCTTACAGCCTGTCCTCTGGAGCAGCCTCTTCATCCGCCCACCAGCTTTtagtggggtcccaaggggcttTGTCCTTGgttcccttcctttctccctctacaccttatctctgggtaatctcatccactaacacaaattcaactaccatctctatGCTGATGCCTCACAGATCTACTGCTCTACTCCAGActtgtctc contains:
- the LOC115655130 gene encoding histone H2A-beta, sperm-like → MSGRGKKNVKATTAPKTTKSAKAGLQFPVGRIHRLLKRGNYAERIGAGAPVYLAAVLEYLTAEILELSGNAARENKKSRIGPRHIQLAVRNDEELNKLFAGVTIAEGGVMPNILPALVPKTTKVPKQGLKDGQSQEF